In the Tessaracoccus lacteus genome, GTGTTCGGTGACGCCGAGGCCCTGTCCCGGCAGGACCCGTCGACGCGCTCGCTGGTGAGCTGGTACCTGGAGACGCGTGCCTGATCGCCGACTGCTGACCGCCGCCGGGACGCTCGCCCTGCTGGGCGCGCTCCCGGTGGCGGCCAGCGCCGCGCGTGTCCGGTGGCTGTCCGCCGGTCGCACGCACCTGCCTCAGGACGTCCCGCACCGAGGCGTCGGCATGGTGCTGGGTGCCCGCGCCTACCCGACGTTCCCGTCGACCTTTCTCGCCGCCCGGCTCGACGTCGCCGTCGAGCTGTACGCCCGCGGCAAGATCAACGCCGTCCTCGTCACGGGCGACGGTCTGCCCCGCTCCTTCGACGAGCCGAAGGTCATGAAGGACTACCTCGTCGCGCACGGGGTGCCCGCCACCGCGGTCTTCGAGGACGGCGCCGGGTTCGACACCTACGACTCGTGCATCCGGGCCCGCGACACGTTCGGGCTGACGGAGCTGACCGTCATCTCGCAGGACTACCACCTGCCGCGCATCATCGCGATCTGCCGCGAGCTCGACATCGACGCGGTCGGCGTGCCCGACCGCACCATCCGCCGTCGCCGCGGCCCGAAGTGGGTCCGCGGCCTGCTGCGCGAGCAGCTCGCCAACCTCAAGATGGAGTGGGACCTGTTCACCCGCCGTCGGCCCCAGCGCGACGACCCCCTCGACCCGACGCTGCGCGACCACTCCCTCCGCGGCTAGCCATCCGTCCGCCCGCCGCGATGAGCACGACACACTTGTCGTCGCGCTCAAAGGCAATGTGACCGTTCAGATCGCCGACGAGCAGGAGGATGTGCTCATCGCGGCCCGAGCGGTTACGGCCGGGTCACCAGACAGAGACGCCGCGCCCCATGCCGAAGTAGCGCCACCCGGCGTCGTGCCAGCGACGCGGATCCAGCACGTTGCGACCGTCGATGATGACCGGCTGGTTGACGAGGCCGCGGATCGACTCCGGGTCGAGCTCCACGAACTCCTTCCACGGGGTCAGCACCATCACCGCGTCGGCGCCGGCGACGGCCTGCTCGACGGTGGCGGGGGTCTCGAACTCCGGCCGGCGCTCGTTCAGCCTTGGCGCGGCGGCCGGGTCGACGATCGCCAGCCGGGCCCCGCGGTCCCACAGCCGGTTGGCTATGTCGAGGGCGGGGGAGTCGCGCAGGTCGTCGGTGTCCGGCTTGAACGTGATCCCGAGCACCGCGATCCGCCTGCCCCCCAGCCCGCCGATGGCCTCCTCGGCCAGGGCGACGGCGCGGTCGCGGCGACGCAGGTTGATGGCGTCGACCTCGCGGAGGAAGGTCAGCGCCTCGTCGACGCCCAGCTCCCCGGCGCGCGCCATGAACGCCCGGATGTCCTTCGGCAGGCAGCCGCCGCCGAAGCCGATGCCGGCCTGCAGGAACTTTGACCCGATCCGGTCGTCGTAGCCAATGGCCTCAGCCAGCCGCGTGACGTCGCCGCCCGTCGCGTCGCACAGCTCGGCCATGGCGTTGATGAAGGAGATCTTGGTCGCCAGGAACGAGTTCGCCGCGACTTTCACCAGCTCGGCGGTCGGGTAGTTCGACACCACCAGAGGCGAGCCCTCGGCGAGGAGCTTCGCGTAGCACTCGTCGAGCAGCAGTTTCGCCTGCTCGCCGCGGGCGACGTCGTCGCTCAGTCCGTAGACGATGCGGTCGGGATGCAGCGTGTCCTTGACCGCGTAGCCCTCCCGGAGGAACTCCGGATTCCAGGCCAGCAGGAACGGCTTGCCCGACGCGTCGAGCCGGTCTGCGAGCCGCTGCGCGGTGCCGACGGGCACCGTCGACTTGCCCGCGACAAGCACCGGGGCCCCGTCCTCGCGGACGGCGGTGTGCTCGATGATCGTGGCGATCGCCTGGTCGACGTACGACATGTCCGCGCCGAGACGCCCCTGCTGCTGCGGCGTCCCGACGCCGATGAAGTGGATCTGCGCGTCCGCGATCAGCGACGGGTCCGTCGTGAACGTCAGCCGTCCCGACTCGACGCCACGGGCCAGCAGCTCGGGGAACCGTGGCTCGTGGAACGGTGCTACGCCGGCCGCGAGGTCGGCGACCTTCCGCTCATCCACGTCGATTCCGACGACCTCGTGCCCCAGCTCCGCCATGCACGCGGCGTGCACGGCGCCGAGGTAGCCACAGCCGATCACGGAAATACGCATGTCGCCAAGACTAACCAGTCGGCCTCAACTGCGCCCTCGGCGCCCTCGCGGAGGGGGGAGCGGACCGGCGAGGAGGAACGGACCAGCGCCCTTGATGTGAACGGTCCCATCGGGCGCGTTACGCTTAGCCTCGGAGGCACTTGCCTGCCACGGAATCGCCCGACGTGGGGCGACTGACACGGAGGTCACCAGTGGATCAGAAGGCCCAGGACGCGATCACGTCCGGCAACACCGCTCTCGGGATCGAGTTCGGATCGACCCGTATCAAGGCCGTGCTCATCGGCCCCGATCAGCAGCCGCTTGCCACCGGCGGTTTCGAGTGGCGCTCCAAGCTGGAGAACGGCCACTGGACCTATGACCTGGACGCCGTCTGGTCGGGCGTGCAGGCTGCCTACGCCGAACTGGCCGCCGCCGTCCGCGAGGACCACGGGGTCGAGCTGACGACGGTGGGGGCCATGGGGTTCTCCGCCATGATGCACGGCTACCTGGCCTTCGATGCGGCCGGCGAGCTGCTCGTCCCGTTCCGCACGTGGCAGAACACCAGCACGGGCCAGGCCGCGGGCGAACTGACGCAGCTGTTCCAGCACAACATCCCGCAGCGCTGGAGCATCGCGCACCTCTACCAGGCCGTCCTGAATGGTGAGGAGCACGTCGGGCAGGTCGCCCACTTCACCACGCTCGCCGGCTACGTCCACTGGAAGCTCACCGGCGAGAAGGTGCTCGGCGTCGGCGACGCGTCCGGCATGTTCCCGATCGACGTGGCCACCGGCCAGTTCGACACGGGCATGATCGCGCAGTTCGACGAGCTCGTCGCCGGCCGCGGCTACGGCTGGCAGCTCGCCGACCTGCTGCCCGCCGTGCTGCCCGCCGGCACGCAGGCCGGGTCGCTGACGGCCGACGGGGCGAAGCTGCTTGACCCAACCGGCACCCTGCAGCCGGGTATCCCGCTCGCGCCCGCCGAGGGCGACGCCGGCACCGGCATGGTCGCAACCAACTCCGTTGCCCGCCGCACCGCCAACGTGTCGGCCGGCACGTCGATCTTCGCGATGGTCGTCCTCGAGGGGCCGCTGAAGTCGCTGCACGAGGAGATCGACCTCGTCACGACGCCGGCCGGCGACCTCGTCGGTATGGCGCACTGCAACAATGGCACCATCGACCTGAGTGCCTGGGTCTCGCTGTTCGGTGAGGTCGCGGCCGCGCTGGGCGCCACCGTCGACACGAACACGCTGTTCGAGACGCTGTACCGTTCCGCGCTGACCGGCGATGCCGACGGTGGCGGGATGCTGGCCTACAACTTCCTGGCCGGTGAGCACGGCGTCGGGCTGGAGGCCGGGCGGCCGATGTTCGTCCGCAGCCCCGAGAGCACCTTCACGCTGGCGAACTTCATGCGCACGCACCTGTTCGCGTCGCTCGGCGCGCTGCGCGTCGGGATGGACGTCCTGCTGAAGGACGAGGGTGTGCAGCTCGATTCGATGTTCGCGCACGGTGGTCTGTTCAAGACCAAGGGCGTCGCGCAGGGCTTCCTCGCCGCGGCGATGGACACCCCGGTATCCGTCGGTGACCTGGCGGGTGAGGGTGGTGCGTGGGGCATGGCGCTGCTCGCGTCGTTCCTCCGTTCCGGTGGCGGTGACCTGACCGGCTGGCTCGCCGACGAGGTGTTCGCGGGTGCCGAGGTGGAGACCATGGAGCCGGTGCCGGCCGACGTCGCGGGCTTCGACACGTTCATGGAGCGGTTCCGCGCGGGGCTCGCGATCGAGCGCGCCGCCGTCGACAACCTCTGAGCCCGGTTGGGGCAGGCGGCGACGGGGTGACACAATTGACCCCATGCAATCGCTGCCTGCCCTACTTGACGCGCGCCTGCGCGCGCTCACCGGTGTCGATCCCGAGATGCGCCCCGCCACCAAGCCCCAGTTCGGTCACTTCCAGTCGAACGTCGCGCTGAGGCTCGCCAAGCAGCAGGGGCGCCCGCCGCGTGAGGTCGCGGCCGACCTCGTGGCGCAGTTGGACGTCGAGGACCTGTGCGAGCCGCTGGAGATCGCTGGGCCGGGCTTCATCAACTTCCGGATGCGTTCCGACGTGCTGGCCCGGGCCGTGTCGTCGCTGCTCGAGGACCCGAACGACGGGCTGAATCCGGCCCGCTTCCCGCAGCGCGTCGTCATCGACTACTCGGCGCCCAACGTCGCCAAGCAGATGCACGTCGGCCACCTGCGGACCACGATCATCGGCGACTGCTTCAACCGCGTGCTCAGCGCCCTGGGCAACACCGTCATCGCGCAGAACCACATCGGTGACTGGGGCACGCAGTTCGGCATGCTGATCGAGGAGGTCCTCGATGAAGGCCTCGACGTGCGCACCCTCACGCTGGCTGACGCCGACGCGCTCTACAAGCGGGCCGCCGCCAAGTTCAAGTCCGATGAGGAGTTCGCCGCCCGCGCCCGCGCCCGGGTGGCGACGTTCCAGGGCGGCGACGAGGAGTCGCTGGCCATCTGGCGCGGCCTCGTCGACATCTCCAAGCCGGCCTTCAACGTCGCCTACGAGCGGCTGAACGTGCTGCTCACCGACGATGACATCGCCGGCGAGTCGACCTACAACGACGACCTGCCCGTGCTCGTCAAGGAGCTCGAGGACTCCGGCGTCGCCGTCGTCGACAACGGCGCGCTGTGCGTGTTCGTCGACGGCTTCGACGCCCCGCTGATCGTGCGCAAATCCGACGGCGGCTACGGCTACGCCACCACGGACCTGGCGGCCATCCGCCGTCGCGTGCGCGAGCTGCATGCCGACCGCATCATCTACGTCACCGACGCCCGCCAGGCCGGCCACTTCGCGCAGGTGTTCGCCGCGGCGCGCAAGGCGGGCTTCCTGCCCGACGACGTCGTCGCCCAGCACGTCGGCTACGGCATGGTGCTCGGCCGCGACGGCAAGCCGTTCAAGACCCGCGACGGTTCGGCGGCGACGCTCGAGTCGCTGCTCGACGCCGCGGAGGAGCAGGCCGCGCCGAACATCGCGCTCGCGGCCATCAAGTACGCCGACCTCAGCAACGGCCTCCAGAAGGATTACACCTTCGACGCGGAGCGCATGGTGCAGACCACCGGCGACACCGGCCCCTACCTGCAGTACGCGCACGCCCGGGTGTCGCAGATCCTGCGCAAGGCGGAGGCCGAGGACATCCACTTCGGCGCCGTCACGGTGCTGGCCGACCCCGTCGAGCAGCAGCTGGCGCTCCTGCTGAGCCGCTTCGGCGAGGTCGTCGACGACGTCGCCCAGAACCTGACCCCGCACAAGCTCTGCGGCTACCTCTACGACCTGGCCGGCTCGCTGGCGTCGTTCTACGAGGCCTGCCCGGTGCTGAAGTTGGAGGGCGACGTCCGCGCGTCACGCCTCGCGCTGTGCGAGGCCACGCGTCGCGTCCTGGCCGCGGGACTGTCGCTCCTCGGAATCGACGCGCCCGCCCGCATGTGACGACGAGAGGGGCGGGGTCGGGGAGCCCCTCGACCCCGCCCCTTCGTCGTCGTCCCACGTGGCAGCCCCACCCCCGAAAACCGTTCAGTGATCGATTCTCCCCGGTCCGGCATCGAGAATCGCACACGAGCCAGGCCGACCGGGCGCCTCAGCGTCGACCTGGCGGAGGCGCTGTGCGCTTCCCGTGGTCAGACCGAGGGGAATCGACCAGTGCCCGTTTTTCGGAGGAAGGGAGCAGGAGAGCGAGACGACGGGAGGGGCTTGCGCGGTGCACAACTGTGGCCTGGTCCCCATCACGCGCGCAATATCCGGGTGCTCCGGCTCAGGCCACTCTTGTGCACGGGAATGTGCGACGAGGGGGCCGACCTCGCGGTCCGGCCCCCTCGGGTACGTCTCAGCCGTCAGGCCAACTCAGCTCTCAGACCAGGTCGGGGTGCTCGTCGGCGTCGCGGGCGGCAAGCGCCGCGCCGATGATGCCGGCGCGGTTGCGGAGTTTGGCCGGGATGATCTCCGTGTTGAGGTCCAGCAGGTGGCCGAACTTGTCCCAGTCCTTCGACACGCCGCCGCCGACGACGAACAGGTCGGGGGAGAACAGCATCTCGACATGCTTGTAGTAAGGCTGCAGGCGCTTGGTGGTCCACTCCTCGTAGGAGATGTTCTCCTTGTCCTTGATCGACGACGCCGCGTAGGTCTCCGCGTCGCGGCCGTCGAGCTCGAGGTGGCCGAGTTCGGCGTTGGGGATCAGCACGCCTCGGTAGATGATCGCCGCGCCGATGCCGGTGCCCAGCGTCGTGAGGATGACCAGGCCGTTGTTGCCCTTGGCGGCGCCGAGGTGGACCTCGGCGAGGCCGGCGGCGTCGGCGTCGTTGACCAGCGTGATCTTGCGACCCAGCTTGTCGGACAGGTACTCGTCGGCCTGCAGGCCCGCCCACTTCTGGTTCAGGTTGGCGATGAAGGGTACGCGGCCGTGCACGACGGGGGCCGGGATCGTCAGGCCGATGGACGTGTCGCCGATCTGGCCGGAGAACTCGTCGACGATCTCGCCGAGGATGGCCGCGACGTTGCTCGGGGTCGACTTCTCCGGGGTGGGGATGCGCAGACGCGGGGCGGCGAAGTCGCCGGCCTCCAGGTCCACGGGGGCGCCCTTGATGCCAGAGCCGCCGACGTCGATACCCAGGTAAATGCTCATGGCGAAAATCCTACCGCTGGTTGACTCGAAGTGGCGGGCGGCCCTCGTCAGGTGGCAGCCCACTCGGCGTGGGCGTTGACGGTCGCGGCGCCGCCTCGATGGTCAGCGTGCCGTCGCCAGGCCGCAGGGAGACTCCACCGGCGGACCCCGACCCTCGAGGCGACCCTCCTGGGGAGGGATCAGCTCAGCGGTCGGCAGCTGTGCGGGCGAGGCGGGCGAGGCGGACTTGCTCGAGCATCACCTGGCGGGCGACCTGCGCGTCGAGGTGGTAGAGCCGCAGATCGACGGGGCCGTCGGTGGTGTGGATGGCCACCGTCGCGACGCGCAGCCACCGCTCCAGCGGACCTTGGCGGAGCCCGGCGGACTGCATGCGACGGTGCGGGACGATGGTGCGCGTCTGCGTCAGCAGTCCGTGCTGGGCGACGATGACCTTGTCGTCGAAGCCCCACGTGTGGCTCCGGAACGTGACCGGGGTCAGCCAGCGGGCGCGCGCAGGCTGGGGCTGCGGCTGGATCGAGTCCAGGTCGACGTCCGGCCAGATCGCGTGCAGCACCGCGGCCACGTCCTCGGCGGTGCCATAGGGGAGGATCAGCGCGTTACTGCCCTCGTTCTCGTCGCCGACGTCGCCGTAGCCGAGCACCGTCACGCTCACCGAGTACAGACCGAAGGGTCTGTGGAGAATGTCCTGGCGAACCTGCAGGCCCTGTATGCGACGGGGGTGCAGTCCCTGCGCCGCCTTGTTGAGCGCACCCCGCGAGATGTGGAGCGTCTCCCCACGGCGCGTCATCACGAAGCCCCAGTTCTTGCCTGTCTGGCTCCAGACCCAGCCGCCGACGGCGAGCAGGGCGGGGATGGCTGTGATGGGCTCGCCCGCGACGAGCCCGACGATGAGGACGGCGGCGGCGATCACCACCCACACGGCCGTGTTGCTCGACACGAACGCGCCGATCAGCAGGTTCCTGGGGCCGACCCGCGCGACGACCACGTCCTCCGTGGACTCGAGGACGCGCGCGGGGTTTTCGGCCGGGGTCGTGATCTGGGTGGCGTCGGGGGGCGTCGGCAGCCCGCGTCGCGCTCCGCGCATGCGTGCTATCAGGTGGTCGCGCAGCGATTCGGCGCGTGCCAGCGAGAGGTAGACGAGGTCCGCGCCGCCGGCGCCGCCAACGTCGATGTGGACCTTCGCCAGTCCGAGCAGTCGGGCTACGATCGGCTGGTTGATGTCGACGGACTGCACCTTGGTGTAGTCGATGCGGGTCGAGGTCTGGGAGAGGAGGCGTCGCTCGATCCTGAACTCCTCGTCGTCGGCGATGAACGTTGTCATCCGCCAGGTCAGCACACCGGAGACACCCGCGATGATCGCGTAGATGCCCAGGACGACGCCGATGATCACCACGCTGCCGCCGAGTTCCTCGCCCTCCAGGATCTCGCGGGTCAGGAACCACGCCGCGGCGACCAGCGCGATGCCGCCGCGTGCCAGGCCAGTCAGAGGGCTGGGTCGCTCGACGATCTTCTCCGTCACGGGAGCCGGGGCGGCTGGGTTGGCGGGATGCTGCCCTACGGGGTCGGGATCGACGGGGCCCTGCGTCGGCGTTGGCAGATCGGGTTCCGTCTGCGGGCCCGTCATCAGATGCCCGCCTGCTGCTGCTCGCCGCGCGAGATGAGGCGGTCCCGTAGAGCTGCGGCGTCGGCGGCGGCCAGGCCGGGGATGTTGATCGTTCCGCTGGTCGAGGACGTGACCATCTTCACGCTCGCCAGGCGGAAGGCGCGGTCGAGGGGTCCGGCCTCGACCTCGACCAGCTGCATCCGGCCGTAGGGCACGCACTGGAGCGAGCGCCACCACAGCCCGCTCGTCAGGTAGACGTCCTCGTCGCGCTCGGCGTAGCCCCAGCGTCGGAACACCCGTGGAGCACGGAACATGCGCCAGGCGATCCACGCCACGGCCGCGGCGAGCGCGGACCAGGGGAGCCAGCTCGGCAGCCGGTCCCACCCGAGGAAGATTGTCACCGCGACGCCGACAGCCGCAAACAGGAGCCCCCACACGACAGGGATCAGGACCAGCTTCATCCGCAGGTAGTTCGGCGACAACCGTTGCCAGGCGACCCCGGGCGGGGCGAACGGGTCGTCGAGCGTCGGGGTCTGGTCAGGGGCGTTCGTCACGGCGCGTACTTCTCACACTCGATCTGTATTAGACGTCTAATACAGTAGCAGGGGCTGTGGGCGGCCGGTGGCGCCCCTATTGCGCGAACTTCTCGTACTTGCGCTGCTTGGCGATGCGCGGCCCGAGCACTGTGACCTCGCCCATGATGACCGTGCCGACGAGCGTGAGCACGATGCCGTCGGGGTGCGGCGCGACGCCGTCGACCTTCGTCTCGGCCATGACGTTCGTGATCTGGGAGGTGTTCACCTCGACGCCCTCGGGGACGCGGATCTTCACCTCGCCCATCAGCACACCGACGTGAACCGTCGTGTGCCGCGACGCGAACGTCGCCCCGACGAGGTCGAGGCGGACCTCGCCGAGCCACGAGTTGAGGGTGAGGTCGCCTGCGACGGTGCTGATCGAGCCGGACTTCTGCGTCGACAGGATCGCGTTGGCACCCGTGTAGGCCCCGGGGATCGCGACGCTGTCCAGCCGCTGCGCGGCCGGTGCAGGGGTGGCCGGCTGCGCGGCGACGTGCGGGTCGCGGGGGAGCAGGTCCGCCGTGAGTACGTCCAGGTCGCCGAAGGTCTTGGCGTCGTAGGCGGTGGCGATGCGGTCCGCGTGCTCGTCGAACGTCAGCCGTCCCTCCGCGTAGGCGTTGTTGAGCACCTGCGCGACCAGTTCGCGGTCCTGATCGGCGCAGCGCAACTGGTCGAATCGCGGGGTCATGTCGGTGGCCATGGAACGATCCTACGGCGGGGCGCCGGCGCAGGAACAGGATGGGGAACCCGAACCGGGGGCGGGTCAGGGACCACCCTGGGATCGGCGGTCCGCGGCTGGTCGGGGCCGGGGTGCACCCTTCGCTTCGCTCAGGGCGCTTCGACAGGCTCAGCGAACCGGGCTTCGACGGGTCCTCGTCTGCGGCTGGCGTCCACAACTGTGGCCAGGCCCGGAGCACGCGGGAATAGAGCGCGTGCTGGGGCTCTGGCCACAGTTGTTGCACGGGATGCTCTGGCGCGGGGCGGGGAGTTCGGGTACGCGTGGGGAAACTGCCACTGCCCAAGTGACGGTCGACGGCAATAGGGTGTGGCCAACAGGCTCTGAGGAGGAACGATGACCAGACGAGTGGGAATCCTGACGGCCGGCGGCGACTCGCCCGGCCTCAACGCCGCCATCCGCGGCTTCGGCAAGGCGGCGCTCGGGCACGGCATGGAGCTCATCGGCTTCCGCGACGGCCTCAAGGGGCTCGTGGAGGACCGCTGGCAGGAGCTCGACGGGCAGGCGTTAGCCGGGATCCTCACGATCGGCGGCACCATCCTCGGAACCTCCCGCGACAAGCCGCACAAGATGGTCGTCGACGGCGAGGTCCGCGACATGACGCCGACCATCATCGAGAACTACGAGCGCAACCAGCTCGACGCCATCGTCTGCATCGGCGGCGGCGGAACGGCGAAGAATGCGAACCGCCTGTCGAAGGCCGGGCTGAACGTCATTCACCTCCCGAAGACGATCGACAACGACATCGCGCACACCGACACCAGCTTCGGGTTCTCGACGGCGCTCGGCATCGCCACCGACGCCGTCGACCGGCTCCACTCGACTGCGCACTCGCACCACCGCGTGATCGTCGTCGAGATCATGGGCCACAAGGCCGGGTGGCTGGCGCTCGGCGCAGGCATCGCCGGCGGGGCAGACATCATCCTCATCCCCGAGATCCCGTACTCAATCGAGTCCGTTGCCGAGTCCGTCCGGGGCCGCGCCGCGTCCGGGAGACCGTTCTCGGTCATCGCCATCGCCGAGGGTGCCCGCGACCTCCAGGGCTCCGCCGACCTCGCGGCCGCCGTCGCGCTGAAGAGCAGTGCGACGTCTCCGGAGGCCAAGGCGGCAGCCGACAAGCACAAGGCGTCCGTCGAGGCGGCGCACCGCGACAACGCCTTCCGCGTCGCGTCCGCGCTCGAGTCCGCGACCGGGCTCGAGTCCCGCGTCACGATCCTCGGCTACGTCCAGCGGGGAGGCACCCCCGACGCGAACGACCGACTCCTCGGCACGCTCCTCGGCTCCGCCGGCGCCGACCTCGTGGCCGCGGGCGAGTACGGCGTCACCGTCGCGTCGCAAGGCGGCGACGCGGTCCCCGTGCCGCTCGCCGAGGTGGCGGGCAACCTGAAGACCGTCCCGCTCGACCACCCCTGGCTCACTGCGGCCCGCGGCGTGGGCACCGGCCTGGGCGACTGACCGGTGCCGCGTCGTCGGCGGGCGGTCGTCGCGGGCTCGGTGGTCGCCGCCGTGGCCCTCGTCGCGGCGGCCGGGTACTGGTCGGTGCGGCCGCTCCTGCGCACCGGCACGGGCTACGCGGCGCACAGCAACTGCGCCGTGACGCACCTCGCGGGTCGCGACGACCCCGCCTCTGACCTGCCTCCCAACCCGCTGGTTCCGTTCCTCGTCTCCCAGGCTGGGGAGGCTTCGGCGACGGTGACCGTGCTGGGGGCGCTGGCCTGGCAGACGGCCTGGTACTCGCCCGGCCTGGGCTGCACGCTGGGCTCCGGTCCCGTCGACGCGCAAGAGCCGACGCCCGTCGAGCCCGCGACGCTGGAGGTGGCGCCTGACCCCGCCCTCGACGGCGCCCTGGCTGCGGCCTTCGGCGACGACCTGGACGCACAGGCCCGCGACGAGCTGGGCACCCGCGCGGTCGTCGTGCTGCGGGACGGGGAGGTCGTCGCGGAGCGCTACGCCGACGGGTTCGACGCCGACACGCGCCAGCTGGGCTGGTCCATGACCAAGTCCGTCACCAACCTGATGGTCGGCCGCATCATCCACGACGGTGACACCACCCTCACGCTCGACAGCGATCATCTCCGCGGCGAGTGGGAGGGCGATGCGCGCGCCGGAATCACCGTGGACGACCTCCTGCGGATGACCGGCGGGCTGGCCTGGGACGAGACCTACGACCTCGGCACGCCCATCACGCAGATGCTGTACGGCGAGCCGGACATGGGTGCCTTCGTCGCCAGCCAGCCCGCGACCCACGAACCGGGCACGTTCCAGCAGTACAGCTCGGGCTCGACGACGCTGCTGTGTTCGGTGTTGGCCGGGTCCGTCACCGGCGACGGACCGCTGCTGCCCCACGACGTCCTGTTCGAGCCGCTCGGTCTGTCGACGGCCGTCCTGGAGCCCGATGCCGTCGGCACACCCGTGTGCGGCTCCTATCTCTGGGCCACGCCACGTGACTGGGCTCTCATCGGTCAGTTCGCGCTCGACGACGGCGTCGTCGACGGCGTGCGGCTGCTGCCAGACGGGTGGATGGCCAGTTCGACAACCGTCGAAGAAGTGGCGGAGACGGATTCCCCGAACCTCGCCGCCTCATGGTGGGTGAATGAGCTGCCGGACGGCACCCTCATGAACCCGGAGCTTCCGGCCGACACATACTGGGCCAGCGGCCACGACGGGCAGCGCGTCTACGTCGTGCCGAGCGAGGATCTGGTCGTCGTCCGACTCGGCTTCTCGCCGTCGGCCGACGACATCCGTGCGGACCAGCTGGTGGCCGACGTCGTCAGCGCCAGCTGAGTCTGCCCCTGGCCGGTGCGTCCTGCGTGGGGCGCGTCGCGCGGGCGAGGAGTTCCAGGATGTGCAGGTACGTCCGGCCCGTTGCCTGCGACATGCCGATCTCGCACGTCCGGTTGAGCGACGCGTAGGCCGCGTACTCGCGGCGGCCCAGCTCTGCGGCCATCTCGCGGGTCGCGGACCGCGTCAGCTCGGGGTGCAGCAGGCCACGGTCGCCCGCGAAGCCACAGCAGGCCCAGCTGTCGGGGACACGCACGTCGTCGCTGATGAAGCGCGCCACCTTCATGAGGTCGTCGTTCATGCCCGCGCGCGTCGATGAGCACGTGGGGTGCACGGCCAGCGATGCGATGGGCGAGATCACCGACAGCCGG is a window encoding:
- a CDS encoding SanA/YdcF family protein, with the translated sequence MPDRRLLTAAGTLALLGALPVAASAARVRWLSAGRTHLPQDVPHRGVGMVLGARAYPTFPSTFLAARLDVAVELYARGKINAVLVTGDGLPRSFDEPKVMKDYLVAHGVPATAVFEDGAGFDTYDSCIRARDTFGLTELTVISQDYHLPRIIAICRELDIDAVGVPDRTIRRRRGPKWVRGLLREQLANLKMEWDLFTRRRPQRDDPLDPTLRDHSLRG
- a CDS encoding PH domain-containing protein, producing MTNAPDQTPTLDDPFAPPGVAWQRLSPNYLRMKLVLIPVVWGLLFAAVGVAVTIFLGWDRLPSWLPWSALAAAVAWIAWRMFRAPRVFRRWGYAERDEDVYLTSGLWWRSLQCVPYGRMQLVEVEAGPLDRAFRLASVKMVTSSTSGTINIPGLAAADAAALRDRLISRGEQQQAGI
- a CDS encoding UDP-glucose dehydrogenase family protein, coding for MRISVIGCGYLGAVHAACMAELGHEVVGIDVDERKVADLAAGVAPFHEPRFPELLARGVESGRLTFTTDPSLIADAQIHFIGVGTPQQQGRLGADMSYVDQAIATIIEHTAVREDGAPVLVAGKSTVPVGTAQRLADRLDASGKPFLLAWNPEFLREGYAVKDTLHPDRIVYGLSDDVARGEQAKLLLDECYAKLLAEGSPLVVSNYPTAELVKVAANSFLATKISFINAMAELCDATGGDVTRLAEAIGYDDRIGSKFLQAGIGFGGGCLPKDIRAFMARAGELGVDEALTFLREVDAINLRRRDRAVALAEEAIGGLGGRRIAVLGITFKPDTDDLRDSPALDIANRLWDRGARLAIVDPAAAPRLNERRPEFETPATVEQAVAGADAVMVLTPWKEFVELDPESIRGLVNQPVIIDGRNVLDPRRWHDAGWRYFGMGRGVSVW
- a CDS encoding xylulokinase, translated to MDQKAQDAITSGNTALGIEFGSTRIKAVLIGPDQQPLATGGFEWRSKLENGHWTYDLDAVWSGVQAAYAELAAAVREDHGVELTTVGAMGFSAMMHGYLAFDAAGELLVPFRTWQNTSTGQAAGELTQLFQHNIPQRWSIAHLYQAVLNGEEHVGQVAHFTTLAGYVHWKLTGEKVLGVGDASGMFPIDVATGQFDTGMIAQFDELVAGRGYGWQLADLLPAVLPAGTQAGSLTADGAKLLDPTGTLQPGIPLAPAEGDAGTGMVATNSVARRTANVSAGTSIFAMVVLEGPLKSLHEEIDLVTTPAGDLVGMAHCNNGTIDLSAWVSLFGEVAAALGATVDTNTLFETLYRSALTGDADGGGMLAYNFLAGEHGVGLEAGRPMFVRSPESTFTLANFMRTHLFASLGALRVGMDVLLKDEGVQLDSMFAHGGLFKTKGVAQGFLAAAMDTPVSVGDLAGEGGAWGMALLASFLRSGGGDLTGWLADEVFAGAEVETMEPVPADVAGFDTFMERFRAGLAIERAAVDNL
- the ppgK gene encoding polyphosphate--glucose phosphotransferase, with product MSIYLGIDVGGSGIKGAPVDLEAGDFAAPRLRIPTPEKSTPSNVAAILGEIVDEFSGQIGDTSIGLTIPAPVVHGRVPFIANLNQKWAGLQADEYLSDKLGRKITLVNDADAAGLAEVHLGAAKGNNGLVILTTLGTGIGAAIIYRGVLIPNAELGHLELDGRDAETYAASSIKDKENISYEEWTTKRLQPYYKHVEMLFSPDLFVVGGGVSKDWDKFGHLLDLNTEIIPAKLRNRAGIIGAALAARDADEHPDLV
- the argS gene encoding arginine--tRNA ligase — translated: MQSLPALLDARLRALTGVDPEMRPATKPQFGHFQSNVALRLAKQQGRPPREVAADLVAQLDVEDLCEPLEIAGPGFINFRMRSDVLARAVSSLLEDPNDGLNPARFPQRVVIDYSAPNVAKQMHVGHLRTTIIGDCFNRVLSALGNTVIAQNHIGDWGTQFGMLIEEVLDEGLDVRTLTLADADALYKRAAAKFKSDEEFAARARARVATFQGGDEESLAIWRGLVDISKPAFNVAYERLNVLLTDDDIAGESTYNDDLPVLVKELEDSGVAVVDNGALCVFVDGFDAPLIVRKSDGGYGYATTDLAAIRRRVRELHADRIIYVTDARQAGHFAQVFAAARKAGFLPDDVVAQHVGYGMVLGRDGKPFKTRDGSAATLESLLDAAEEQAAPNIALAAIKYADLSNGLQKDYTFDAERMVQTTGDTGPYLQYAHARVSQILRKAEAEDIHFGAVTVLADPVEQQLALLLSRFGEVVDDVAQNLTPHKLCGYLYDLAGSLASFYEACPVLKLEGDVRASRLALCEATRRVLAAGLSLLGIDAPARM
- a CDS encoding PH domain-containing protein, producing MTGPQTEPDLPTPTQGPVDPDPVGQHPANPAAPAPVTEKIVERPSPLTGLARGGIALVAAAWFLTREILEGEELGGSVVIIGVVLGIYAIIAGVSGVLTWRMTTFIADDEEFRIERRLLSQTSTRIDYTKVQSVDINQPIVARLLGLAKVHIDVGGAGGADLVYLSLARAESLRDHLIARMRGARRGLPTPPDATQITTPAENPARVLESTEDVVVARVGPRNLLIGAFVSSNTAVWVVIAAAVLIVGLVAGEPITAIPALLAVGGWVWSQTGKNWGFVMTRRGETLHISRGALNKAAQGLHPRRIQGLQVRQDILHRPFGLYSVSVTVLGYGDVGDENEGSNALILPYGTAEDVAAVLHAIWPDVDLDSIQPQPQPARARWLTPVTFRSHTWGFDDKVIVAQHGLLTQTRTIVPHRRMQSAGLRQGPLERWLRVATVAIHTTDGPVDLRLYHLDAQVARQVMLEQVRLARLARTAADR